Proteins encoded by one window of Camelus bactrianus isolate YW-2024 breed Bactrian camel chromosome 9, ASM4877302v1, whole genome shotgun sequence:
- the CIC gene encoding protein capicua homolog isoform X14 yields the protein MYSAHRPLVPASGAASRGLGMFVWTNVEPRSVAVFPWHSLVPFLAPSQPDPSVQPSEAQQPASHPVASNQSKEPAESAAVAHEQPPGGTGNADPGRPPGATCPESPGPGPPHSLGVVEPGKGPPPTTEEEAPGPPGEPRLDSETESDHDDAFLSIMSPEIQLPLPPGKRRTQSLSALPKERDSSSEKDGRSPNKREKDHIRRPMNAFMIFSKRHRALVHQRHPNQDNRTVSKILGEWWYALGPKEKQKYHDLAFQVKEAHFKAHPDWKWCNKDRKKSSSEAKPTSLGLAGGHKETRERSMSETGTAAAPGVSSELLSVTAQTLLSSDTKAPGSGSCGAERLHTVGAPGSARPRAFSHSGVHSLDGGEVDSQALQELTQMVSGPASYSGPKPSTQYGAPGPFAAPSEGGTLAASGRPPLLPTRASRSQRAASEDMTSDEERMVICEEEGDDDVIADDGFSTTDIDLKCKERVTDSESGDSSGEDPEGSKGFGRKVFSPVIRSSFTHCRPSLDPEPPGPPDPPGAFGKGYGPTPSSSSSSPASSSASAATSFQLGSGTFKAQESGQGSTTGPLRPPPPGAGGPATPSKATRFLPTDPATFRRKRPESVGGLDPPGPSVIAAPPSGGGSVLQTLVLPSNKEEREASGARMPSAPAPPLAYGAPAAPLSRPAATMVTNVVRPVSSTPVPIASKPFPSSARAEASPNDTAGGRTETVTGSRAPGGSPLGVSLVYSDKKSGATTSTAPHLVAGPLLGTVGKAPATVTNLLVGTPGYGAPAPPAVQFIAQGGPGSGAAAGSGAGAGSGPNGPVPLGILQPGPLSKAGGITQVQYILPTLPQQLQVAPAPAPGTKAVAPSGPAPTTSIRFTLPPGTSTNGKVLAATAPTPGIPILQSVPSAPPPKAQSVSPVQAPPPGGSAQLLPGKVLVPLATPSMSVRGGGAGQPLPLVSPPFSVPVQNGAQPPSKIIQLTPVPVSTPSGLVPPLSPASLPGPTSQPQKVLLPSSTRITYVQSASGHALPLGTSPASSQAGTVTSYGPTSSVALGFTSLGPSGPAFVQPLLSGQAPLLAPGQVGVSPVPSPQLPPSCTAPSGPVITAFYPGSPIPTSSASLAQPSQAPPGLVYTVATSTTPPAATILPKGPSAPATATPAPTSPFPSATAGSMTYSLVAPKAQRPTPKAPQKVKAAIASIPVGSFEAGAPGRPGPAPRQPLEPGPAREPSASESELEGQPTTPAPPLPPETWVPPARSSPPPPPPAEERTSSKGPETMASKFPSSSSDWRVPGLGLENRGEPPTPPSPAPAPASAPGSSSGSSEGSSGRAAGDTPERKEAASTGKKVKVRPPPLKKTFDSVDKVLSEVDFEERFAELPEFRPEEVLPSPTLQSLATSPRAILGSYRKKRKNSTDLDSAPEDPTSPKRKMRRRSSCSSEPNTPKSAKCEGDIFTFDRTGAGTEAEDVLGELEYEKVPYSSLRRTLDQRRALVMQLFQDHGFFPSAQATAAFQARYADIFPSKVCLQLKIREVRQKIMQAATPTEQPPGAEAPLPGPPPTGTAAAPVPTPSPAGGPDPTSPGSDSGTTPAAPPLPPPPEPGPGQPGWEGPPQPSPPPSGPSTAATGR from the exons ATGTACTCAGCCCACAGGCCCCTGGTGCCCGCGTCCGGCGCGGCCTCCCGTGGCCTCGGCATGTTCG TGTGGACAAACGTGGAACCTCGCTCTGTGGCCGTGTTCCCCTGGCACTCCTTAGTCCCCTTCTTGGCGCCCAGCCAGCCTGACCCCTCTGTGCAGCCAAGTGAAGCCCAGCAACCTGCCAGCCACCCAGTGGCCTCCAATCAGAGCAAAG AACCTGCTGAGTCGGCGGCTGTTGCTCACGAGCAGCCACCAGGCGGGACAGGGAATGCTGACCCTGGGCGGCCCCCGGGAGCTACATGCCCTGAGAGCCCAGGGCCCGGACCCCCCCACAGTTTGGGGGTGGTGGAACCTGGAAAGGGCCCCCCTCCCACCACTGAGGAGGAGGCCCCTGGTCCACCAGGAGAGCCCCGGCTGGACAGTGAGACGGAGAGTGACCATGATGATGC CTTCCTCTCCATCATGTCTCCTGAGATCCAGTTACCTCTGCCGCCTGGGAAACGCCGGACCCAGTCCCTCAGCGCCTTGCCCAAGGAACGAGACTCATCTTCAGAGAAGGATGGACGCAGCCCCAACAAG CGGGAGAAGGACCATATCCGGCGGCCCATGAATGCCTTTATGATCTTCAGCAAGCGGCACCGGGCCCTGGTCCATCAGCGTCACCCCAACCAGGACAACCGGACTGTCAGCAAGATCCTGGGCGAGTGGTGGTATGCCCTGGGACCCAAGGAGAAACAGAAGTACCACGACCTGGCCTTCCAG GTGAAAGAGGCCCACTTTAAGGCCCACCCAGACTGGAAGTGGTGCAACAAGGACCGGAAGAAGTCCAGCTCAGAGGCCAAGCCTACTAGcctggggctggcaggagggCACAAGGAGACGCGGGAGCGGAGCATGTCGGAGACAGGCACTGCCGCTGCCCCTGGAG TGTCCTCGGAACTCCTGTCTGTCACAGCCCAGACGCTCTTGAGCTCGGACACCAAGGCTCCGGGGAGCGGCTCTTGTGGGGCAGAACGTCTGCACACAGTCGGGGCACCTGGCTCAGCCCGGCCCCGAGCCTTCTCCCACAGCGGGGTCCACAGCCTCGATGGTGGGGAAGTAGACAGCCAGGCACTACAGGAACTGACTCAG ATGGTGTCTGGCCCTGCATCCTACTCTGGCCCAAAACCTTCCACGCAATATGGGGCTCCAGGCCCCTTTGCAGCCCCCAGTGAGGGAGGCACCCTGGCGGCCAGTGGGCGGCCTCCACTGCTGCCCACCCGGGCCTCCCGTTCCCAGCGTGCCGCCAGTGAGGACATGACCAGTGACGAGGAGCGCATGGTCATCTGTGAGGAGGAAGGGGATGATGATGTCATTG CTGACGATGGCTTCAGCACCACTGACATTGACCTCAAGTGCAAGGAGCGGGTGACTGACAGCGAGAGCGGAGACAGCTCTGGGGAAGACCCAGAGGGCAGCAAG GGCTTTGGCCGGAAGGTGTTCTCACCTGTGATCCGTTCCTCCTTTACCCACTGCCGTCCATCACTGGACCCTGAGCCCCCAGGGCCCCCAGATCCACCTGGAGCCTTCGGCAAAGGATATGGgcccaccccatcctcctcctcgtcctcgcctgcctcctcctcagcctcAGCAGCCACCTCCTTCCAACTGGGCTCAGGGACCTTCAAGGCCCAGGAGTCAGGTCAGGGCAGCACAACAGGCCCCCTTCGGCCCCCaccccctggggctgggggcccagcGACACCTTCTAAGGCCACCCGGTTTCTCCCCACGGATCCTGCCACCTTCCGGCGCAAGAGACCTGAAAGTGTAGGGGGCCTGGATCCACCAGGCCCCTCAGTCATTGCGGCACCTCCCAGTGGTGGGGGAAGTGTCCTGCAGACACTGGTCCTGCCCTCAAACAAGGAGGAACGGGAGGCCAGTGGAGCTCGCATGCCTTCGGCCCCAGCCCCACCGCTGGCCTATGGGGCCCCAGCAGCACCCCTGTCCCGCCCGGCTGCCACCATGGTCACCAACGTGGTCCGGCCTGTCAGCAGCACTCCTGTGCCCATTGCCTCTAAgcctttcccttcctctgcccGGGCGGAAGCGTCTCCAAATGATACAGCAGGTGGCAGGACTGAGACAGTCACTGGGTCCCGGGCACCTGGGGGCTCCCCACTAGGTGTCAGCTTAGTGTATTCAGATAAGAAGTCGGGAGCAACCACCTCAACAGCCCCACATCTGGTGGCTGGGCCCCTACTGGGCACTGTGGGGAAGGCACCTGCCACTGTCACCAACCTGCTGGTGGGCACCCCGGGCTATGGGGCCCCAGCACCCCCCGCTGTTCAGTTTATTGCCCAGGGGGGCCCTGGCAGTGGGGCAGCTGCGGGCTCAGGAGCAGGTGCTGGGAGTGGCCCCAATGGGCCAGTGCCCCTGGGCATCCTGCAGCCAGGTCCCCTGAGCAAGGCTGGGGGAATCACCCAAGTGCAGTACATTCTGCCCACGCTGCCCCAACAACTTCAAGTggcacctgccccagcccctgggaccAAGGCAGTGGCTCCCAGCGGCCCTGCACCCACTACCAGCATCCGTTTCACCCTCCCGCCGGGCACCTCCACCAACGGCAAAGTCCTGGCTGCCACTGCGCCCACTCCTGGCATCCCCATCCTGCAGTCTGTACCCTCTGCCCCGCCCCCCAAAG CCCAGTCAGTTTCTCCTGTGCAGGCCCCTCCCCCAGGTGGCTCAGCCCAGCTGCTACCCGGGAAGGTACTGGTGCCCTTGGCCACCCCTAGCATGTCAGTGCGGGGTGGAGGGGCCGGCCAGCCACTGCCCCTGGTGAGCCCACCCTTCTCAGTACCTGTGCAGAATGGTGCTCAGCCACCCAGCAAG ATCATCCAGCTGACTCCGGTACCTGTGAGCACACCCAGCGGCCTGGTGCCGCCCCTCAGCCCAGCCTCGCTCCCTGGACCCACCTCTCAGCCTCAGAAGGTCCTGCTGCCCTCCTCTACCAG AATCACCTATGTGCAGTCAGCCAGCGGGCATGCGCTGCCCCTGGGCACCAGTCCTGCGTCTAGTCAGGCTGGAACAGTCACTTCGTACGGACCCACGAGCTCGGTAGCCCTAGGCTTCACCTCACTGGGGCCCAGTGGCCCCGCCTTCGTGCAGCCCTTGCTTTCAG GCCAAGCCCCGCTGCTGGCTCCCGGCCAGGTGGGCGTGTCGCCTGTGCCCAGTCCCCAGCTGCCTCCCAGCTGCACAGCCCCCAGTGGTCCTGTCATCACAGCGTTTTACCCCGGcagccccatccccacctcctcaGCATCCCTGGCCCAGCCATCTCAGGCTCCACCAGGCCTGGTCTACACTGTGGCCACCAGCACCACCCCACCTGCTGCCACCATCCTGCCCAAGGGCCCATCGGCCCCTGCCACTGCCACCCCGGCCCCTACCAGCCCTTTCCCTAGTGCCACAG CAGGCTCCATGACCTACAGCTTAGTGGCCCCCAAAGCCCAGCGGCCCACCCCTAAGGCCCCCCAGAAAGTGAAGGCGGCCATCGCCAGCATTCCTGTGGGCTCCTTTGAGGCAGGTGCCCCTGGGCGGCCAGGCCCTGCACCCCGTCAGCCCTTGGAGCCTGGCCCAGCCCGTGAGCCCTCTGCATCTGAGTCTGAGCTGGAGGGGCAGCCTACAACGCCGGCCCCCCCACTGCCCCCAGAGACCTGGGTTCCCCCAGCCCGGAGCAgtcccccgccacccccacctgCTGAGGAGCGGACCAGCTCCAAGGGGCCTGAGACCATG GCCAGCAAATTCCCAAGCTCATCTTCAGACTGGCGCGTCCCTGGGCTGGGTCTGGAGAACCGTGGGGagcctcccacccctcccagcccGGCCCCggctccagcctcagcccctggtagcagcagcggcagcagcgagggcagcagtgggagggcagctggggacaCCCCTGAGCGCAAGGAGGCGGCCAGTACCGGCAAGAAGGTGAAGGTGCGGCCCCCGCCCCTGAAGAAGACCTTTGACTCTGTGGACAA GGTCCTGTCGGAGGTGGACTTCGAAGAGCGCTTTGCTGAGCTGCCCGAGTTTCGGCCTGAGGAGGTGCTGCCCTCGCCCACCCTGCAGTCTCTGGCCACCTCACCCCGGGCCATCCTGGGCTCCTACCGCAAGAAGAGAAAGAACTCCACTG ACCTGGACTCTGCCCCTGAGGACCCCACCTCGCCCAAGCGCAAGATGAGGAGACGCTCCAGCTGCAGCTCAGAGCCCAACACCCCCAAGAGTGCCAAGTGCGAGGGGGACATCTTCACCTTTGACCGTACAGGTGCTG GTACAGAAGCTGAGGATGTGCTCGGGGAGCTGGAATATGAGAAAGTGCCATACTCATCACTACGGCGCACCCTGGACCAGCGCCGGGCCCTAGTCATGCAGCTCTTCCAGGACCATGGCTTCTTCCCATCAG CCCAGGCCACAGCAGCCTTCCAGGCCCGCTACGCAGACATCTTCCCCTCCAAGGTCTGTCTGCAGTTGAAGATCCGTGAGGTTCGCCAGAAGATCATGCAGGCGGCCACTCCCACAGAGCAGCCCCCCGGAGCTGAGGCCCCCCTCCCTGGACCACCCCCCACTGGCACTGCTGCTGCCCctgtccccactcccagccctgctGGGGGCCCTGACCCCACCTCACCTGGCTCGGACTCTGGCACGACCCCGGCTGCCCCGCCACTGCCTCCACCCCCAGAGCCAGGGCCTGGACAAcctggctgggaggggccccCTCAACCCTCACCACCCCCTTCTGGCCCCTCCACAGCTGCCACAGGCAGGTGA
- the CIC gene encoding protein capicua homolog isoform X15, which yields MYSAHRPLVPASGAASRGLGMFVWTNVEPRSVAVFPWHSLVPFLAPSQPDPSVQPSEAQQPASHPVASNQSKEPAESAAVAHEQPPGGTGNADPGRPPGATCPESPGPGPPHSLGVVEPGKGPPPTTEEEAPGPPGEPRLDSETESDHDDAFLSIMSPEIQLPLPPGKRRTQSLSALPKERDSSSEKDGRSPNKREKDHIRRPMNAFMIFSKRHRALVHQRHPNQDNRTVSKILGEWWYALGPKEKQKYHDLAFQVKEAHFKAHPDWKWCNKDRKKSSSEAKPTSLGLAGGHKETRERSMSETGTAAAPGVSSELLSVTAQTLLSSDTKAPGSGSCGAERLHTVGAPGSARPRAFSHSGVHSLDGGEVDSQALQELTQMVSGPASYSGPKPSTQYGAPGPFAAPSEGGTLAASGRPPLLPTRASRSQRAASEDMTSDEERMVICEEEGDDDVIADDGFSTTDIDLKCKERVTDSESGDSSGEDPEGSKGFGRKVFSPVIRSSFTHCRPSLDPEPPGPPDPPGAFGKGYGPTPSSSSSSPASSSASAATSFQLGSGTFKAQESGQGSTTGPLRPPPPGAGGPATPSKATRFLPTDPATFRRKRPESVGGLDPPGPSVIAAPPSGGGSVLQTLVLPSNKEEREASGARMPSAPAPPLAYGAPAAPLSRPAATMVTNVVRPVSSTPVPIASKPFPSSARAEASPNDTAGGRTETVTGSRAPGGSPLGVSLVYSDKKSGATTSTAPHLVAGPLLGTVGKAPATVTNLLVGTPGYGAPAPPAVQFIAQGGPGSGAAAGSGAGAGSGPNGPVPLGILQPGPLSKAGGITQVQYILPTLPQQLQVAPAPAPGTKAVAPSGPAPTTSIRFTLPPGTSTNGKVLAATAPTPGIPILQSVPSAPPPKAQSVSPVQAPPPGGSAQLLPGKVLVPLATPSMSVRGGGAGQPLPLVSPPFSVPVQNGAQPPSKIIQLTPVPVSTPSGLVPPLSPASLPGPTSQPQKVLLPSSTRITYVQSASGHALPLGTSPASSQAGTVTSYGPTSSVALGFTSLGPSGPAFVQPLLSGQAPLLAPGQVGVSPVPSPQLPPSCTAPSGPVITAFYPGSPIPTSSASLAQPSQAPPGLVYTVATSTTPPAATILPKGPSAPATATPAPTSPFPSATAGSMTYSLVAPKAQRPTPKAPQKVKAAIASIPVGSFEAGAPGRPGPAPRQPLEPGPAREPSASESELEGQPTTPAPPLPPETWVPPARSSPPPPPPAEERTSSKGPETMASKFPSSSSDWRVPGLGLENRGEPPTPPSPAPAPASAPGSSSGSSEGSSGRAAGDTPERKEAASTGKKVKVRPPPLKKTFDSVDNRVLSEVDFEERFAELPEFRPEEVLPSPTLQSLATSPRAILGSYRKKRKNSTDLDSAPEDPTSPKRKMRRRSSCSSEPNTPKSAKCEGDIFTFDRTGTEAEDVLGELEYEKVPYSSLRRTLDQRRALVMQLFQDHGFFPSAQATAAFQARYADIFPSKVCLQLKIREVRQKIMQAATPTEQPPGAEAPLPGPPPTGTAAAPVPTPSPAGGPDPTSPGSDSGTTPAAPPLPPPPEPGPGQPGWEGPPQPSPPPSGPSTAATGR from the exons ATGTACTCAGCCCACAGGCCCCTGGTGCCCGCGTCCGGCGCGGCCTCCCGTGGCCTCGGCATGTTCG TGTGGACAAACGTGGAACCTCGCTCTGTGGCCGTGTTCCCCTGGCACTCCTTAGTCCCCTTCTTGGCGCCCAGCCAGCCTGACCCCTCTGTGCAGCCAAGTGAAGCCCAGCAACCTGCCAGCCACCCAGTGGCCTCCAATCAGAGCAAAG AACCTGCTGAGTCGGCGGCTGTTGCTCACGAGCAGCCACCAGGCGGGACAGGGAATGCTGACCCTGGGCGGCCCCCGGGAGCTACATGCCCTGAGAGCCCAGGGCCCGGACCCCCCCACAGTTTGGGGGTGGTGGAACCTGGAAAGGGCCCCCCTCCCACCACTGAGGAGGAGGCCCCTGGTCCACCAGGAGAGCCCCGGCTGGACAGTGAGACGGAGAGTGACCATGATGATGC CTTCCTCTCCATCATGTCTCCTGAGATCCAGTTACCTCTGCCGCCTGGGAAACGCCGGACCCAGTCCCTCAGCGCCTTGCCCAAGGAACGAGACTCATCTTCAGAGAAGGATGGACGCAGCCCCAACAAG CGGGAGAAGGACCATATCCGGCGGCCCATGAATGCCTTTATGATCTTCAGCAAGCGGCACCGGGCCCTGGTCCATCAGCGTCACCCCAACCAGGACAACCGGACTGTCAGCAAGATCCTGGGCGAGTGGTGGTATGCCCTGGGACCCAAGGAGAAACAGAAGTACCACGACCTGGCCTTCCAG GTGAAAGAGGCCCACTTTAAGGCCCACCCAGACTGGAAGTGGTGCAACAAGGACCGGAAGAAGTCCAGCTCAGAGGCCAAGCCTACTAGcctggggctggcaggagggCACAAGGAGACGCGGGAGCGGAGCATGTCGGAGACAGGCACTGCCGCTGCCCCTGGAG TGTCCTCGGAACTCCTGTCTGTCACAGCCCAGACGCTCTTGAGCTCGGACACCAAGGCTCCGGGGAGCGGCTCTTGTGGGGCAGAACGTCTGCACACAGTCGGGGCACCTGGCTCAGCCCGGCCCCGAGCCTTCTCCCACAGCGGGGTCCACAGCCTCGATGGTGGGGAAGTAGACAGCCAGGCACTACAGGAACTGACTCAG ATGGTGTCTGGCCCTGCATCCTACTCTGGCCCAAAACCTTCCACGCAATATGGGGCTCCAGGCCCCTTTGCAGCCCCCAGTGAGGGAGGCACCCTGGCGGCCAGTGGGCGGCCTCCACTGCTGCCCACCCGGGCCTCCCGTTCCCAGCGTGCCGCCAGTGAGGACATGACCAGTGACGAGGAGCGCATGGTCATCTGTGAGGAGGAAGGGGATGATGATGTCATTG CTGACGATGGCTTCAGCACCACTGACATTGACCTCAAGTGCAAGGAGCGGGTGACTGACAGCGAGAGCGGAGACAGCTCTGGGGAAGACCCAGAGGGCAGCAAG GGCTTTGGCCGGAAGGTGTTCTCACCTGTGATCCGTTCCTCCTTTACCCACTGCCGTCCATCACTGGACCCTGAGCCCCCAGGGCCCCCAGATCCACCTGGAGCCTTCGGCAAAGGATATGGgcccaccccatcctcctcctcgtcctcgcctgcctcctcctcagcctcAGCAGCCACCTCCTTCCAACTGGGCTCAGGGACCTTCAAGGCCCAGGAGTCAGGTCAGGGCAGCACAACAGGCCCCCTTCGGCCCCCaccccctggggctgggggcccagcGACACCTTCTAAGGCCACCCGGTTTCTCCCCACGGATCCTGCCACCTTCCGGCGCAAGAGACCTGAAAGTGTAGGGGGCCTGGATCCACCAGGCCCCTCAGTCATTGCGGCACCTCCCAGTGGTGGGGGAAGTGTCCTGCAGACACTGGTCCTGCCCTCAAACAAGGAGGAACGGGAGGCCAGTGGAGCTCGCATGCCTTCGGCCCCAGCCCCACCGCTGGCCTATGGGGCCCCAGCAGCACCCCTGTCCCGCCCGGCTGCCACCATGGTCACCAACGTGGTCCGGCCTGTCAGCAGCACTCCTGTGCCCATTGCCTCTAAgcctttcccttcctctgcccGGGCGGAAGCGTCTCCAAATGATACAGCAGGTGGCAGGACTGAGACAGTCACTGGGTCCCGGGCACCTGGGGGCTCCCCACTAGGTGTCAGCTTAGTGTATTCAGATAAGAAGTCGGGAGCAACCACCTCAACAGCCCCACATCTGGTGGCTGGGCCCCTACTGGGCACTGTGGGGAAGGCACCTGCCACTGTCACCAACCTGCTGGTGGGCACCCCGGGCTATGGGGCCCCAGCACCCCCCGCTGTTCAGTTTATTGCCCAGGGGGGCCCTGGCAGTGGGGCAGCTGCGGGCTCAGGAGCAGGTGCTGGGAGTGGCCCCAATGGGCCAGTGCCCCTGGGCATCCTGCAGCCAGGTCCCCTGAGCAAGGCTGGGGGAATCACCCAAGTGCAGTACATTCTGCCCACGCTGCCCCAACAACTTCAAGTggcacctgccccagcccctgggaccAAGGCAGTGGCTCCCAGCGGCCCTGCACCCACTACCAGCATCCGTTTCACCCTCCCGCCGGGCACCTCCACCAACGGCAAAGTCCTGGCTGCCACTGCGCCCACTCCTGGCATCCCCATCCTGCAGTCTGTACCCTCTGCCCCGCCCCCCAAAG CCCAGTCAGTTTCTCCTGTGCAGGCCCCTCCCCCAGGTGGCTCAGCCCAGCTGCTACCCGGGAAGGTACTGGTGCCCTTGGCCACCCCTAGCATGTCAGTGCGGGGTGGAGGGGCCGGCCAGCCACTGCCCCTGGTGAGCCCACCCTTCTCAGTACCTGTGCAGAATGGTGCTCAGCCACCCAGCAAG ATCATCCAGCTGACTCCGGTACCTGTGAGCACACCCAGCGGCCTGGTGCCGCCCCTCAGCCCAGCCTCGCTCCCTGGACCCACCTCTCAGCCTCAGAAGGTCCTGCTGCCCTCCTCTACCAG AATCACCTATGTGCAGTCAGCCAGCGGGCATGCGCTGCCCCTGGGCACCAGTCCTGCGTCTAGTCAGGCTGGAACAGTCACTTCGTACGGACCCACGAGCTCGGTAGCCCTAGGCTTCACCTCACTGGGGCCCAGTGGCCCCGCCTTCGTGCAGCCCTTGCTTTCAG GCCAAGCCCCGCTGCTGGCTCCCGGCCAGGTGGGCGTGTCGCCTGTGCCCAGTCCCCAGCTGCCTCCCAGCTGCACAGCCCCCAGTGGTCCTGTCATCACAGCGTTTTACCCCGGcagccccatccccacctcctcaGCATCCCTGGCCCAGCCATCTCAGGCTCCACCAGGCCTGGTCTACACTGTGGCCACCAGCACCACCCCACCTGCTGCCACCATCCTGCCCAAGGGCCCATCGGCCCCTGCCACTGCCACCCCGGCCCCTACCAGCCCTTTCCCTAGTGCCACAG CAGGCTCCATGACCTACAGCTTAGTGGCCCCCAAAGCCCAGCGGCCCACCCCTAAGGCCCCCCAGAAAGTGAAGGCGGCCATCGCCAGCATTCCTGTGGGCTCCTTTGAGGCAGGTGCCCCTGGGCGGCCAGGCCCTGCACCCCGTCAGCCCTTGGAGCCTGGCCCAGCCCGTGAGCCCTCTGCATCTGAGTCTGAGCTGGAGGGGCAGCCTACAACGCCGGCCCCCCCACTGCCCCCAGAGACCTGGGTTCCCCCAGCCCGGAGCAgtcccccgccacccccacctgCTGAGGAGCGGACCAGCTCCAAGGGGCCTGAGACCATG GCCAGCAAATTCCCAAGCTCATCTTCAGACTGGCGCGTCCCTGGGCTGGGTCTGGAGAACCGTGGGGagcctcccacccctcccagcccGGCCCCggctccagcctcagcccctggtagcagcagcggcagcagcgagggcagcagtgggagggcagctggggacaCCCCTGAGCGCAAGGAGGCGGCCAGTACCGGCAAGAAGGTGAAGGTGCGGCCCCCGCCCCTGAAGAAGACCTTTGACTCTGTGGACAA CAGGGTCCTGTCGGAGGTGGACTTCGAAGAGCGCTTTGCTGAGCTGCCCGAGTTTCGGCCTGAGGAGGTGCTGCCCTCGCCCACCCTGCAGTCTCTGGCCACCTCACCCCGGGCCATCCTGGGCTCCTACCGCAAGAAGAGAAAGAACTCCACTG ACCTGGACTCTGCCCCTGAGGACCCCACCTCGCCCAAGCGCAAGATGAGGAGACGCTCCAGCTGCAGCTCAGAGCCCAACACCCCCAAGAGTGCCAAGTGCGAGGGGGACATCTTCACCTTTGACCGTACAG GTACAGAAGCTGAGGATGTGCTCGGGGAGCTGGAATATGAGAAAGTGCCATACTCATCACTACGGCGCACCCTGGACCAGCGCCGGGCCCTAGTCATGCAGCTCTTCCAGGACCATGGCTTCTTCCCATCAG CCCAGGCCACAGCAGCCTTCCAGGCCCGCTACGCAGACATCTTCCCCTCCAAGGTCTGTCTGCAGTTGAAGATCCGTGAGGTTCGCCAGAAGATCATGCAGGCGGCCACTCCCACAGAGCAGCCCCCCGGAGCTGAGGCCCCCCTCCCTGGACCACCCCCCACTGGCACTGCTGCTGCCCctgtccccactcccagccctgctGGGGGCCCTGACCCCACCTCACCTGGCTCGGACTCTGGCACGACCCCGGCTGCCCCGCCACTGCCTCCACCCCCAGAGCCAGGGCCTGGACAAcctggctgggaggggccccCTCAACCCTCACCACCCCCTTCTGGCCCCTCCACAGCTGCCACAGGCAGGTGA